One window of Triplophysa rosa linkage group LG10, Trosa_1v2, whole genome shotgun sequence genomic DNA carries:
- the LOC130559858 gene encoding RNA-binding protein 33-like: MVPINTTTVSSWLLRRQKCVDIDMLLQGTELPKQLYLAKESLPEVRTLPAVPAQHGHEAMLFEEPANQEGEAFIRKRVSNRCPLPTLPPESYTACPIYPPHFAFPPGYYPPFPSYPPDLPVPHSTQFMPNPQFHPPPQFQTPPQFQTPSQFRPLPQFQAPDNLPPQTCLSTQPRQRTWGRQKAAQEDEERVARGEPPRKRLAKDIYHYICKQCGLAKNKTTGHTQLKGRWYCPVSGLSIAQWRENVQAL, translated from the exons ATGGTCCCAATAAACACCACTACTGTCTCCTCGTG GCTACTAAGAAGACAGAAATGTGTGGACATAGACATGCTGCTGCAGGGTACTGAACTGCCCAAACAATTATATTTGGCAAAAGAGTCACTTCCTGAAGTGCGCACACTTCCAGCTGTACCTGCACAGCATGGGCATGAGGCCATGTTATTTGAGGAGCCAGCAAATCAGGAGGGAGAGGCCTTTATTCGTAAGCGTGTCTCCAATAGGTGCCCACTGCCCACCCTTCCTCCTGAATCTTACACAGCATGTCCCATATACCCACCACACTTTGCATTCCCCCCTGGGTACTACCCACCCTTTCCCAGCTACCCACCAGATCTTCCAGTGCCTCATTCTACCCAATTTATGCCAAATCCCCAATTCCATCCCCCGCCCCAATTCCAGACCCCTCCCCAATTCCAGACCCCTTCCCAGTTCCGGCCACTTCCCCAGTTCCAGGCGCCTGATAACCTGCCACCACAAACTTGTCTCTCTACTCAACCCAGGCAGCGAACATGGGGAAGGCAGAAAGCTGCCCAAGAGGATGAGGAGCGAGTGGCTAGGGGTGAACCACCACGGAAACGACTTGCAAAGGATATTTATCACTATATCTGCAAGCAGTGTGGGCTGGCAAAAAATAAGACAACTGGCCACACTCAGTTGAAGGGCCGGTGGTATTGTCCAGTCTCAGGCCTCTCGATTGCACAGTGGAGGGAGAATGTACAagctctttga